From the genome of Sphingopyxis sp. DBS4:
GTCGCGGCGGCGGCAACCGCCCCGCCGGTGAAGAGCGGCAGGTCGGGCGCGGCCGCTTCGGCGACGCCTGCTTCGGCCTCTTCGCGCGCGAGTAGCTGTTCGAGGCCCGAGGGCGGCGGTCCGGCCTCTTCGCGCGGCGTGGGGCGCAATTTGGTCGCGGCTTCGCCGATCTGTTCGCGCAGGCTCTCGCTGCCCGCCTTGGCGACATGGCTGATCCCGGCCCTGGTCTTGCCCGCAACCTCGCCGATGCCGCGCCCGGCTTCGCTCGACAGTCTGGCGACCTTGTCGCCGAGCGCTATCTTGTCCCAGGTTTCGCCGCTCGCTTTTGCCGCGGCGCGGCCCGCTCTCGCCGATCCCCGCCCGATGGCGCTTGCGGTGCGCGCCGTCAGTGCGCCCGTCCTTGCGGCCAGTTCGCGCGAGCGGCGCGGGATTTCCATCGCCTCGACGCGCGCGGGAATGTCGGCGCGTTCGCCGACCCCGATCGTCCAGTCGGCGAAGGCTTCGGCGCCGTCCCGGACGCGGTCCCAGAGCCTTGCGGCACCTGCCTTGATCGCTTCGGGTTTCACCAGCGGCGCTTGCGGCTTTTCGGTGGCCTTGTAGCGCGCGAGGTCGATTCCGATGGGCGGCTCGTCCTTGGGCTTGGCCAAGCCTTCATCGCGCGCGGGGGCCGACGCTTCGGGCGTCGGGGCCGGGTCGCGCAGCCACGGCTGGTAATAATCGTCTTTCTTTTCGGTCACTTGTCGCCCTTGTGCATCGCTCGCGACGATGCGTCCCTATCGTATCTCGTTTGAATCTAGCGCTTTTTGCGTTCGCGTTCCACCTCGGCGCGCGACACCAGTGCAATATCCTGTGCGCGAATCCAGTCGGGCGACCCTTCGGGCAAGCCCTGCATCGCCGTTTCGGCATTACGCAGCGCGAGCCCCGACTGTCCACCTTCCAGATTATAGCGTTCGGCCGAAGCGAGCGCGGCGCGCGCCTGATCGCCCTTGTTCGCATAGACGATGCCAAGCTGATACCAAGCGAAAGGATTTTGATTGTCGAGCGCGACCGCGGTTTTCAGCACCTTCTCCGCCTCGGCGAAATTGGCGGGATCCTCGGTCGCGATCAGCGCGTGGCCGAGCGTCGCAGCGATCAGCGGCTGCGAGCGCGAATTGGCGACCGCCTCGCGCAGCGGCGGGATCGCATCCTTGGGCCGCCCCGATTCGAGCAGCACCTGTCCCTCGAGTTCGAGGAAATAGGGGTCGTGCGGATCGGTCTTGAGCAGTCCTTCGACCTCGCCGAGCGCCTTGTCGGGATAGGCGCTCTTGTGCCATGCATAGGCGCGGGCGTAGCGCGCCGGGATACTGGTGTCGGTCTCTGGATATTTGCGCAGGGTCCGGTCGGGATCGGCGATATAGCCCGACAGCTTCGCCTTGATGCGCTGGAAGCGCGCCTCGATCTTCGGGTCGGCGGGCTTGTTCCACGCGGGATCGACGACATAGGCCTCGCGCAGCGTCTGGATGCGGTCGCCCGACATCGGGTGAGTGCGGCCATAGGCCTGCTCGTCGTCCTGCTTGACGCCATAGCGGAACTCGAGATTCTGCAGCTTCTTGAAAAAGGCGAGGCTGCCGCGGCCGCTGATTCCGGCCTTCGACAGATATTGCGCGCCCGCGGCGTCGGCGGTCGCTTCCTGGGTGCGGCTGAAGGCCAGATATTTGCCGAGCGCCGCCTGCTGGCCCGCCATCATGATACCCATGCCGGCGTCGCCACCGCCCGCGGCGATCGCCGCGGCGCCGAGCAGCAGGCTGAGCAGCGAGATTCCGGTCGCCGTCTTGGCGCCTTCGCTCGCGCGAATCGCGTGACCGCCCATGATATGGCCAAGTTCGTGTGCGAGCACGCCCTGCACTTCCTCGGCGCTGTCGGCGGTTTCGATCAATCCGCTGAAGACGTAGATGTCCTGGCTGCCCGCGACGAAGGCGTTGATGCTGCGGTCGCCGAGCAGATGGACCTGCACCTGTCCGGGACGCAGCCCCGCCGCAACGAGCAGCGGGTCCATCATGTCCTGGAACAGCGCCTCGGTCTCGGCATCGCGCAGGATCGATTGCGCCGCCGCGGGGCGTGCCGAAATCACGATCATCGCGACGATCGTCAGCAGAAGGCGAAAAAGCGCGCGCCATCCTTGCGCGTGGAAAGCGCTGTGCGGGGAAAGGGCGGTCATCGCCGCCTCTCTCTCTCGCCGCGCGTCTGAACCTCGACTGAAGTCATGGAGGCTTATTGGGGCGCAAGGTGCGCAGGTGCAAGCTATGAGATTGCGGTTATGCGATCAGTTGCGCAGCCGTGCAGCCTATTTCCCTCGTCATTCCCGATTTTGCGGGAATGATGGACATATTTCGTCTCCGCGAGGGGAAGCATCCCTTCCCCTCGCGGAAAATCGGTTCAGTTCCCGAAGGTGCGCTGCCACCAGCCGCGACGGGGTTCGCCGTCGGGGGCGTCCTGATCGGCATCCGCTTCGGCCGCCACCGGTTCGGCGGGGGCTTCAGCCGGAACCGGTTCGGCGTCGCCAGCCGCGGCAGGTTCCAGCGCGGCTTCGGGCGCCGGCTCGGCTTTCTTCCGGGCGCGGCTCGCGCGCTTCTTCGGCGCGGGCTTTTCGACATCGGGCTCGGGTTCGGCGGCGGGCGCCTCGACCGTTTCGGCTGCTTCCGCGGCCTCGGCTTCGGCAGCAAGCGCGGCCTTGGTCTTGCGCGGCGCGCGCTTGCGCTTCGGCTTTTCCTCGGCCGCCGGCGCTTCCTCGGCGACAGGTTCGGCAACGGCTTCGGCTTCCGCCGGCGCGGCCTCTTCGGTCGCGACCGTTTCGGCTTCGGTCTCCGTCCCCTCTTCGGCCTTCTTGCGGCCGCGTCCGCCACGCCGGCGACGCGGTTTCGCTTCGGCTTCCTCGGTTTCGGCGGTTTCGGCCTCTACCGGCGCAGCCTCTTCGGCAGGTGCCTCCTCGGCATCGGCGTCGTCGCCAGCCTCGGCGTCGGGAATTTCATTGCCTTCCTCGTCGCGGCGACCGCGCCGGCCGCGACGGCGGCGGCGGCGGCGTTTACGGCCTTCGCCGTCGCCCTCGTCTCCGCCGTCCTGGCGTTCGTGGCGAGCCGGACGGGCCTCGGCCTTTTCCTCGGCGGCTTCATCCTCGTCCTCTTCGACGAAGTCGTCTTCCTCGTCCTCGATCTCGACGATCGGGGCGAAGCTGCGGCGCTGGACCGGCGGCGGACCGCCGACCTCGACCGCCATCCGCGCGCCTTCGGTCTCGCCGTCGGGGAGGATTTCGACGCTGACGCCGTAGAGCTCTTCGATCTCGCGCAGTTCGCGGCGCTTTTCGTTGAGGAGGTAGAAGGTCGCTTCCTGGCTCGCGCGCAGGATGATCTTGCTGCCCTTGCCGCGCGCGGCTTCCTCTTCGATCAGGCGCAGCGCGCTGAGGCCCGCCGACGAAGCGGTGCGGACGAGGCCGGTGCCCTCGCAATGCGGGCAGGGGCGCGTCGAGGCTTCGAGGACGCCGGTGCGCAGCCGCTGGCGGCTCATCTCCATCAGGCCGAAGCCGGAGATGCGGCCGACCTGGATGCGCGCGCGGTCGTTCTTGAGCGCGTCCTTCATCGCGCGCTCGACCTTGCGGACGTTCGAGCCGTGATCCATGTCGATGAAGTCGATCACGATCAGCCCCGCCATGTCGCGCAGGCGAAGCTGGCGCGCGATTTCGTGCGCAGCCTCAAGGTTGGTGCTGAGCGCGGTCTGCTCGATATTATGTTCGCGCGTCGAGCGGCCCGAGTTGATGTCGATCGACACCAAAGCCTCGGTCGGGTTGATCACCAGATAGCCGCCCGATTTCAGTTGCACGACGGGATTGAGCATCCCCGCGAGCTGATCCTCGACGCCGTAGCGCTGATAGAGCGACACGGGGTCGGCATATTGCTTCACGCGCCGCGCGTGGCTCGGCATCAGCAGCTTCATGAACTGCTTCGCGGCCTTGTAGCCCTCGTCGCCCTCGACGAGCACTTCCTCGATATCCTTGTGATAGATGTCGCGGATCGCGCGCTTGACGAGGTCGCTGTCCGAATGAATCAGCGCCGGCGCGCTCGACCCCAGCGTCTTGTCGCGAATCTCGTCCCACAGGCGCGCGAGATAGTCGAAGTCGCGCTTGATCTCGACCTTGGTGCGGCTCATCCCCGCGGTGCGGACGATGCAGCCCATCGTCGGCGGCAGGCCCATCTCGTCGATCATCGCCTTCAGCTTGCGGCGATCGGCGCCGTTCGAAATCTTGCGGCTGATTCCGCCGCCGTGCATCGTGTTGGGCATCAGCACGCAATAGCGGCCGGCAAGCGACAGATAGGTGGTCAGCGCCGCGCCCTTGTTGCCGCGCTCCTCCTTGACGACCTGCACCAGCATCACCTGGCGGCGACGGATGACGTCCTGAATCTTGTAGCGGCGGCGCAGCGACATGCGGCTTTCGCCGTCCTCATCGTCGCCGCGGCGGCTGCGTCCGCGACCCCGGCCGCCCCCCTTGCGACTGTCGCGCCCGCGACGCTTGCGGTCGCCGCGATCATCCTTGCCCTCTTCGGCGCCCTCTTCGCTTTCTTCGGCGTCACCATTTTCGGCGCCCTCTTCCTCGTCGCCATCGGCGTCTTCGCCGATGGTTTCGGGGGCGGGGGCGTCGCCATTGTCGTCGTCATGATATTCGACGTCAGCGACATCGCCTTCGAGCTCGTCGAGGTCCTCCTCGGCGCGCAGCGCGGCCTCGGCGGCATGTTCGGCCTCTTCGCGCAGCAGCGCGTCGCGGTCTTCCTTCGGAATCTGGTAATAGTCGGGGTGGATTTCGCTGAAGGCCAGGAAGCCGTGGCGGTTGCCGCCATATTCGACGAACGCCGCCTGCAGCGACGGTTCGACGCGGGTTACCTTGGCCAGATAGATATTGCCCTTGAGCTGCTTGTGCTCGGCGGACTCGAAATCAAACTCCTCGATGCGGTTTCCCTTGGTGACGGCGACCCGGGTTTCTTCCCGGTGCCGCGCGTCGATCAACATGCGCGTGGTCATTATTATTACTCCAGGCGCGCCGCAGCGCGCCAAACAAAAAGGCCGCGACCATCCGGGACGGACGGCGGCGGTCGCTAAGGTTCAAAGAAAAGATGGGGTTCAAAGAAAAGATGACGTTATTGCCGTGCGCGGCCTGCGTCCGGTCCTGGACGCGCATGCGGTCTCCGGCCGCGACAAGCGCAGGGACGAAAGCACCTGCGTCGCGATCTGAAGAGGGCATGGCAAGCCTCATGCGGCATCAACCTGGTTACTTGGGTGAGCGGAGAGGCCGATCGACATTCCAAGGGGAAGGTCGCACCGGCCGCCCGATCATCCGGGTGGACTGACGGACGTGCGTTCTTCCCCACGTGCCCGGCACCGGGGCGGCCTCGATCCGCGATTCGCGCGGGCCGGGCCTTCCCCTCAAAAGGCCGGACGGCGCCGGGAAGGACACCGTCAGTGTGGGGGGTGCTAGCATCGGCATGCGCCCACGGCAACCTCGCCACCGCACAAAGATGGGAATATGTCACCCTATTGCAACCATCACGCGCCTTTCGCGAACGGTTAACCGCTGTTTGACAGGATAGGCCTAATAAGGGATTCACCGTGTTTCACGGCCGAGGGCTTCATGGTTTCGAACAGACGCTGGATCATTTCATGGTCGCGACGCGGCGGTCAGGCGGCCGCGCTGGGGTTCGCTTTCGCGAGCCTGTCGTCGCCGATGGCGCAATCGGCTGATGCCTTCCGGCACAGCACCGGGCTGGAGCGCGTCTCGCGGCCCGATATCGCCCGGTATCGCGCCGAGCGCCCGAAAAAGCGCTACAGCGTCACCGTTCCGATCGGCAAGCCGAAGCCCGCGCTGCCGCTTCCCGCGATCGAGGGACCTGCCGACCCGCGCCTGCCGCTCGTGGTGATCGACGCGGGGCATGGCGGGCACGATCCCGGCGCGATCTCGCCGCACGGCGGCCAGCGCGAGAAAGACATCACGCTCGCGCTCGCCAAGGCGATCCGCGATGCACTGGTCGCGCAGGGCCGCGTGCGCGTTGCGCTGACCCGCGCCGACGACCGCTTTCTGGTGCTCGAGGAGCGCTACGGCATCGCACGGCGGCTGAAGGCCGATCTCTTCCTTTCGATCCACGCCGATGCCGCCGCGAACGAACAGGCGCACGGC
Proteins encoded in this window:
- a CDS encoding M48 family metalloprotease, producing the protein MTALSPHSAFHAQGWRALFRLLLTIVAMIVISARPAAAQSILRDAETEALFQDMMDPLLVAAGLRPGQVQVHLLGDRSINAFVAGSQDIYVFSGLIETADSAEEVQGVLAHELGHIMGGHAIRASEGAKTATGISLLSLLLGAAAIAAGGGDAGMGIMMAGQQAALGKYLAFSRTQEATADAAGAQYLSKAGISGRGSLAFFKKLQNLEFRYGVKQDDEQAYGRTHPMSGDRIQTLREAYVVDPAWNKPADPKIEARFQRIKAKLSGYIADPDRTLRKYPETDTSIPARYARAYAWHKSAYPDKALGEVEGLLKTDPHDPYFLELEGQVLLESGRPKDAIPPLREAVANSRSQPLIAATLGHALIATEDPANFAEAEKVLKTAVALDNQNPFAWYQLGIVYANKGDQARAALASAERYNLEGGQSGLALRNAETAMQGLPEGSPDWIRAQDIALVSRAEVERERKKR
- a CDS encoding ribonuclease E/G, giving the protein MTTRMLIDARHREETRVAVTKGNRIEEFDFESAEHKQLKGNIYLAKVTRVEPSLQAAFVEYGGNRHGFLAFSEIHPDYYQIPKEDRDALLREEAEHAAEAALRAEEDLDELEGDVADVEYHDDDNGDAPAPETIGEDADGDEEEGAENGDAEESEEGAEEGKDDRGDRKRRGRDSRKGGGRGRGRSRRGDDEDGESRMSLRRRYKIQDVIRRRQVMLVQVVKEERGNKGAALTTYLSLAGRYCVLMPNTMHGGGISRKISNGADRRKLKAMIDEMGLPPTMGCIVRTAGMSRTKVEIKRDFDYLARLWDEIRDKTLGSSAPALIHSDSDLVKRAIRDIYHKDIEEVLVEGDEGYKAAKQFMKLLMPSHARRVKQYADPVSLYQRYGVEDQLAGMLNPVVQLKSGGYLVINPTEALVSIDINSGRSTREHNIEQTALSTNLEAAHEIARQLRLRDMAGLIVIDFIDMDHGSNVRKVERAMKDALKNDRARIQVGRISGFGLMEMSRQRLRTGVLEASTRPCPHCEGTGLVRTASSAGLSALRLIEEEAARGKGSKIILRASQEATFYLLNEKRRELREIEELYGVSVEILPDGETEGARMAVEVGGPPPVQRRSFAPIVEIEDEEDDFVEEDEDEAAEEKAEARPARHERQDGGDEGDGEGRKRRRRRRRGRRGRRDEEGNEIPDAEAGDDADAEEAPAEEAAPVEAETAETEEAEAKPRRRRGGRGRKKAEEGTETEAETVATEEAAPAEAEAVAEPVAEEAPAAEEKPKRKRAPRKTKAALAAEAEAAEAAETVEAPAAEPEPDVEKPAPKKRASRARKKAEPAPEAALEPAAAGDAEPVPAEAPAEPVAAEADADQDAPDGEPRRGWWQRTFGN